A single Alphaproteobacteria bacterium DNA region contains:
- a CDS encoding DUF2029 domain-containing protein — MFEELRSGVWLNPRRRKAWCLIALAGFVIALFLLAATSNDGQDFRGRPLGSDFLNVWAAGRLALAGAPEAAWNYARHAEVELARFPSLPAYYGWHYPPPFLLLAAILALLPYLAALALWQLASFAALYWAAKGLSFNRLAAWAFPGLFVNVTHGHNGFLSCALMLGGLRLLDRRPWLAGALLGGLSFKPQLGVLIPVALAAGGCWRAVGGAILSVAGLAAASWLILGTPSWLSFIDSVALTRHAVLEAGAIGFGKMQNVFAAARLLGADVQMAWIAQGLSALLAAWAVGVLWRRQGLSLADKALSLMLGTILAAPYLLDYDLMLLAVPLLLKADEGRFRPWEISYFALLWVLPLLARPLGLWLYLPLTPLAALLGLWFLLSRRNPV, encoded by the coding sequence ATGTTTGAGGAATTGCGCTCGGGCGTCTGGCTCAATCCGCGCCGTCGCAAAGCCTGGTGCCTGATCGCCCTGGCCGGTTTCGTCATCGCCTTGTTTCTGCTGGCGGCGACGTCGAACGATGGACAGGATTTTCGGGGCCGTCCGCTGGGCAGCGATTTCTTGAATGTCTGGGCCGCCGGGCGGCTGGCGCTGGCGGGCGCGCCCGAAGCAGCCTGGAATTACGCGCGCCATGCCGAGGTGGAACTGGCCCGATTTCCGTCGCTTCCCGCCTATTATGGCTGGCATTACCCGCCGCCCTTTTTGCTGCTGGCGGCGATCTTGGCCCTGTTGCCCTATCTGGCGGCCTTGGCGCTTTGGCAATTGGCCAGTTTCGCGGCTCTCTACTGGGCGGCCAAGGGCCTGTCCTTCAACCGGCTGGCCGCCTGGGCCTTTCCGGGTTTGTTCGTCAACGTCACCCATGGCCATAACGGCTTCCTATCATGCGCCCTGATGCTGGGCGGCCTTCGTCTTTTGGATCGACGTCCCTGGCTGGCCGGTGCGCTGCTGGGCGGCTTGTCCTTCAAGCCGCAATTGGGCGTGCTGATTCCCGTCGCCCTGGCGGCTGGCGGCTGCTGGCGGGCGGTGGGTGGCGCGATCTTGTCGGTCGCTGGCCTTGCCGCCGCTTCCTGGCTTATTCTGGGCACGCCGTCCTGGCTGTCCTTCATCGACAGCGTCGCCCTGACGCGTCACGCCGTTCTCGAGGCGGGTGCCATCGGTTTCGGCAAGATGCAGAATGTCTTTGCCGCCGCTAGGCTCTTGGGGGCGGATGTGCAGATGGCCTGGATCGCGCAAGGCCTGTCGGCGCTGCTGGCGGCCTGGGCGGTGGGCGTTTTGTGGCGCAGGCAAGGTCTGTCCTTGGCCGACAAGGCGCTGTCTTTGATGCTGGGCACCATCCTGGCCGCCCCCTATCTGCTGGATTACGACCTGATGCTGCTGGCGGTTCCCTTGCTGCTGAAAGCCGACGAAGGCCGCTTCAGGCCCTGGGAAATCAGTTATTTCGCCCTGCTATGGGTGCTTCCCCTGCTGGCTAGACCCCTGGGATTGTGGCTGTATCTGCCACTGACTCCGCTGGCCGCCCTGCTGGGGCTTTGGTTCTTGCTATCAAGGCGAAATCCTGTATAG
- the rpsF gene encoding 30S ribosomal protein S6, whose protein sequence is MSFYENVFIARQDIAAAQVEALAEQFGNVVVSLGGTVSKKEYWGLKSFSFKIKKNRKGHYVLMNIEATGDVVKEMERQMGLNEDIVRYLTVRVEELEDGPSAMMRSRDRDERPRRGGRSFDGQGDEA, encoded by the coding sequence ATGTCGTTCTACGAGAACGTCTTTATTGCGAGGCAGGATATCGCCGCCGCGCAGGTGGAAGCCCTGGCCGAACAGTTTGGAAACGTGGTCGTTTCCCTGGGCGGCACGGTTTCCAAGAAGGAATATTGGGGGCTGAAAAGCTTTTCCTTCAAGATCAAGAAGAATCGCAAGGGTCATTACGTGCTCATGAACATCGAGGCCACGGGCGACGTGGTCAAGGAGATGGAGCGCCAGATGGGCCTGAATGAAGATATCGTGCGCTACCTTACGGTGCGCGTCGAGGAACTCGAGGATGGACCTTCGGCCATGATGCGTTCGCGTGATCGCGACGAGCGTCCGCGCCGCGGTGGTCGCAGCTTCGATGGTCAGGGAGACGAAGCATGA
- a CDS encoding 30S ribosomal protein S18, whose protein sequence is MEEKEAGRGAGGAGGATRRPFFRRRKTCPFTGPNAPKIDYKDIKLLSRYISERGKIVPSRITAVSAKKQRELSQAIKRARYLGLLPYLVK, encoded by the coding sequence ATGGAAGAAAAAGAAGCCGGCCGTGGCGCCGGTGGAGCCGGTGGGGCAACGCGCCGCCCGTTCTTCCGCCGCCGCAAGACCTGCCCGTTCACGGGTCCCAACGCGCCGAAGATCGACTACAAGGACATCAAGCTCCTGTCGCGCTACATCTCGGAACGCGGCAAGATAGTGCCTTCGCGCATTACCGCCGTGTCGGCCAAAAAGCAGCGCGAGCTGTCGCAGGCCATCAAGCGCGCCCGTTATCTGGGCCTGTTGCCCTATCTTGTGAAGTAG
- the rplI gene encoding 50S ribosomal protein L9 yields MEVILLERVENLGHMGEVVKVKTGFARNFLLPRKKALRATKENLAYFESQRVQLEAVNLKRKEEAQFVAAKMDGLALLMVRQAGEAGHLYGSVSARDIADAIEAQGFKVERSQVNLDQPLKVLGKTMVKVSLHPEVSVQVGVTIARSQEEAEREAKAATSAVKMAEEYLQASDAQEEVEEAEEEI; encoded by the coding sequence ATGGAAGTCATCCTGCTCGAACGCGTGGAGAATCTCGGCCATATGGGCGAGGTGGTGAAGGTCAAGACGGGTTTCGCCCGCAACTTCCTTCTGCCTCGCAAGAAGGCCCTGCGCGCCACCAAGGAAAATCTGGCTTATTTCGAAAGCCAGCGCGTCCAGCTTGAGGCCGTCAACCTGAAGCGCAAGGAAGAGGCTCAGTTCGTGGCCGCCAAGATGGATGGGCTTGCCCTTCTCATGGTGCGTCAGGCTGGCGAAGCCGGTCATCTGTACGGCTCGGTCTCGGCGCGTGACATTGCGGACGCCATTGAAGCCCAGGGCTTCAAGGTCGAGCGCAGTCAGGTCAATCTCGACCAGCCTTTGAAGGTGCTGGGCAAGACGATGGTGAAGGTCAGCCTGCATCCGGAAGTGTCGGTGCAGGTCGGCGTGACCATCGCCCGCTCGCAAGAAGAGGCCGAACGCGAAGCCAAGGCAGCCACCTCCGCCGTCAAGATGGCCGAGGAGTATCTGCAGGCCAGCGATGCCCAGGAAGAAGTCGAAGAGGCTGAAGAAGAAATCTAA
- a CDS encoding HD domain-containing protein gives MDEVQSPVQRLIGIHDEIRQGLGLADVTRIAIALYDAKTHRLKTFIRSGLKDSPLDHYTANLDDIPSLVEVVRQKRPRVVDDLDVFKSSPTVHSTRLIKHGFRSSLTVPIFDRGNLFGFLFFNSETPGCFSPVVVHQLLPYARTIALFAINDMQSIRMLQAAVKTAREITHLRDDETGGHLDRMARYSRLTALNLAAKYGFDDEFVEYIYQFAPLHDIGKVGIPDAILLKPGRLTESEFAIMREHVDKGITIIDAMRRDFNLDTLSHLQILRNIVAFHHEAIDGSGYPKGLKGDDIPIEARIISVADVFDALTSARPYKHAWTSEAAFEFLHGAKGSRFDHDCIEALEAGLDEIKDIQAQFAESPLG, from the coding sequence ATGGACGAAGTGCAAAGCCCCGTTCAGCGGCTGATCGGCATTCATGACGAAATCCGCCAAGGTCTTGGACTGGCCGATGTCACGCGCATCGCCATCGCCTTGTACGACGCGAAAACCCACCGTTTGAAAACCTTTATCCGTTCTGGCCTTAAGGACAGCCCTCTTGACCATTACACGGCCAATCTGGACGACATTCCGTCACTAGTCGAAGTGGTGCGCCAGAAGCGCCCGCGCGTGGTCGACGATCTGGATGTTTTCAAGTCATCGCCCACGGTGCACAGTACGCGCCTGATCAAGCACGGTTTTCGTTCCAGCCTGACTGTTCCGATCTTTGATCGCGGCAACCTGTTCGGCTTTCTCTTCTTCAATTCCGAAACGCCCGGTTGTTTCAGTCCGGTCGTGGTTCATCAACTGCTGCCCTACGCCCGAACCATCGCCCTGTTCGCCATCAACGACATGCAGTCCATCCGCATGTTGCAGGCCGCGGTCAAAACCGCCCGCGAGATCACCCACCTTAGAGACGACGAAACCGGCGGCCATCTCGACCGCATGGCCCGCTATTCCCGCCTGACGGCGTTGAACCTTGCCGCCAAATATGGCTTCGACGATGAATTCGTCGAATATATCTATCAATTCGCCCCCTTGCACGATATCGGCAAGGTCGGCATTCCCGACGCCATCCTCTTGAAACCCGGCCGCCTGACCGAAAGCGAATTCGCCATCATGCGCGAGCATGTGGACAAGGGCATCACCATCATCGACGCCATGCGCCGCGACTTCAATCTGGACACGCTGTCGCACCTTCAGATCCTGCGCAATATCGTGGCCTTCCATCATGAAGCCATCGACGGTTCCGGATATCCCAAGGGATTGAAGGGCGACGACATTCCCATCGAGGCCAGGATCATATCGGTGGCCGACGTTTTCGACGCGCTGACCAGCGCCAGACCCTATAAGCACGCATGGACCTCCGAAGCCGCCTTCGAATTCCTGCATGGCGCCAAGGGATCGCGCTTCGATCACGACTGCATCGAAGCCCTGGAAGCCGGGTTGGATGAAATCAAAGACATCCAGGCCCAGTTCGCCGAAAGCCCGCTGGGGTAA
- a CDS encoding replicative DNA helicase: protein MQTLDANNVRPLNPAGEDKPLRFRAPPANPEAEQSLLGAILTNNKAYERVSEFLEAKHFSDPIHARIYESIAKLLERGQLASPVTLKSYLESDGLLSEVGGSQYLAALARSAVTIINAHDYGKLIYDLYLRRQLIGLGEDMVNEAFAPDLDVSASDQIEQAEQNLFELASSGSSEGGFQDFNRAMTEAIRQAEAANQREGKLSGVPTGLVDMDQKLGGLHSSDLIILAGRPSMGKTALATNISFNAAKAYREVVDEFGKKKVADGAVVAFFSLEMSAEQLATRILSEQTGIPSHKIRQGELSGDDFTALVAASQELQRLKLYIDDTPALTVSAVRTRARRLARTHGLGMIVIDYLQLLRASAGSKQENRVQEISDITRNLKALAKELNVPVLALSQLSRAVEQREDKRPQLADLRESGSIEQDADVVMFVFREQYYLERAEPTRRPDESEDKFNDRHDRYVKRMEEVWNTAEAIIAKQRHGPIGTVRLFFDGNTTKFSDLAQSDHVPEHHE, encoded by the coding sequence ATGCAGACACTCGATGCCAATAATGTCCGCCCGCTCAATCCCGCCGGAGAGGACAAGCCGTTGCGCTTTCGCGCTCCGCCCGCCAACCCCGAGGCCGAACAGTCTCTGTTGGGGGCCATTCTAACCAACAACAAGGCCTATGAACGGGTTTCCGAGTTTCTGGAAGCCAAGCATTTTTCCGACCCGATTCATGCCAGGATATACGAATCGATCGCCAAGCTGCTGGAGCGCGGCCAGTTGGCCAGCCCGGTCACGCTGAAATCATATCTAGAATCCGACGGCTTGCTGAGCGAAGTGGGCGGCTCGCAATATTTGGCCGCCTTGGCCCGCAGCGCCGTCACCATCATCAACGCCCATGATTACGGCAAGCTGATTTACGATCTGTATCTGCGCCGCCAGTTGATTGGCTTGGGCGAAGATATGGTGAACGAGGCCTTCGCCCCCGATCTTGACGTGTCGGCATCCGACCAGATCGAACAGGCCGAACAGAATCTGTTCGAACTGGCTTCGTCGGGCAGTTCCGAGGGGGGCTTCCAGGATTTCAACCGCGCCATGACGGAAGCCATCCGTCAGGCCGAGGCGGCCAACCAGCGCGAAGGCAAACTGTCGGGCGTGCCCACCGGTCTGGTCGATATGGATCAGAAACTGGGCGGCCTGCATTCCTCGGATTTGATCATCCTGGCCGGACGACCCAGCATGGGCAAAACGGCGCTGGCCACCAACATCTCGTTCAACGCGGCCAAAGCCTACCGGGAAGTGGTGGATGAATTCGGCAAGAAAAAGGTGGCCGACGGCGCCGTGGTCGCCTTTTTCTCGTTGGAAATGAGCGCCGAACAGTTGGCGACGCGTATTTTGTCCGAGCAGACGGGCATTCCATCGCACAAGATCCGCCAGGGCGAATTGTCGGGCGACGATTTTACCGCCCTGGTGGCGGCCAGCCAGGAATTGCAGCGGCTTAAGCTGTATATCGACGACACTCCGGCGCTGACCGTTTCGGCGGTGCGCACTCGGGCCAGGCGTTTGGCCCGCACGCATGGGCTGGGCATGATCGTTATCGATTACTTGCAATTGCTGCGCGCCTCGGCCGGTTCGAAACAGGAAAACCGGGTGCAGGAAATCAGCGACATCACCAGGAATCTGAAGGCTCTGGCCAAGGAACTGAATGTGCCGGTGTTGGCGCTGTCGCAGTTGTCGCGCGCCGTCGAACAGCGCGAGGACAAGCGCCCGCAATTGGCCGATCTTCGCGAATCGGGATCGATCGAGCAGGACGCCGACGTGGTGATGTTCGTCTTCCGTGAGCAATATTATCTGGAACGCGCCGAGCCGACGCGCCGCCCCGACGAGTCCGAAGACAAGTTCAACGACCGGCACGACCGTTATGTGAAGCGCATGGAAGAGGTGTGGAACACCGCCGAAGCCATCATCGCCAAGCAGCGCCACGGTCCTATCGGCACGGTGCGCCTGTTCTTCGACGGCAACACCACCAAGTTCAGCGATTTGGCCCAGTCCGATCACGTACCCGAGCATCATGAATAG
- the alr gene encoding alanine racemase, giving the protein MNSQAAAGAVLTIDLGALANNWNWLRKRLRIGAELASVVKADGYGLGALQVGAALAKAGCKSFFVARLDEGISLRKALGRGERIFVLDGVLPGTALEFSHHDLIPVLNEPGQIAEWTAKADGKSKAALHVDTGMNRLGLSLAELEAQAPRLDRAGLCLLMSHLACAEESENPKNAQQLERFNQMRRLLPPLPASLSNSSGVFLGADYHFDLVRAGVALYGVNPTPDLPNPMTQVVQLQGKIVQVRDVDLPETVGYGATHKVSGRTRIATVAVGYADGWPRSLSNRGFGVLDGVRVPLVGRVSMDLITFDVTGVPQGAVHPGAFVTLLGEGASVDEAADAAGTIGYEILTNLGPRYFRRFVGG; this is encoded by the coding sequence ATGAATAGCCAGGCGGCGGCGGGGGCCGTTCTCACCATCGATCTTGGGGCGCTGGCGAACAATTGGAACTGGCTTCGGAAGCGTTTGCGGATCGGCGCGGAACTGGCCAGCGTGGTCAAGGCCGACGGCTACGGGCTGGGGGCCTTGCAAGTAGGAGCGGCTCTGGCCAAGGCGGGGTGCAAGTCCTTCTTCGTGGCCCGCCTGGACGAAGGCATCAGCCTGCGCAAGGCGCTGGGCCGGGGCGAGCGCATTTTCGTTCTTGATGGCGTGCTGCCGGGTACGGCGTTGGAATTTTCCCACCACGACCTGATCCCGGTCTTGAACGAGCCGGGGCAGATCGCGGAATGGACGGCGAAGGCGGATGGCAAGTCAAAGGCCGCCCTGCATGTCGATACGGGCATGAACCGGCTGGGGCTTTCCTTGGCCGAGTTGGAGGCGCAGGCCCCACGCCTTGACAGGGCGGGCTTGTGTTTGCTGATGAGCCATCTGGCTTGCGCCGAGGAGAGCGAAAACCCCAAGAATGCCCAGCAGTTGGAACGCTTTAACCAGATGCGCCGCCTGTTGCCCCCTCTGCCCGCGTCGCTGTCCAATTCGTCGGGCGTTTTTCTGGGGGCTGACTATCATTTCGATCTGGTGCGGGCGGGGGTGGCGCTCTATGGCGTCAATCCTACCCCGGACCTGCCCAATCCCATGACGCAAGTGGTTCAACTGCAAGGAAAAATTGTCCAGGTTCGCGACGTTGACTTGCCGGAAACCGTTGGCTATGGTGCCACCCACAAGGTTAGCGGAAGGACCAGGATCGCGACCGTCGCCGTGGGCTATGCCGATGGTTGGCCGCGTTCATTGTCCAACCGGGGGTTCGGGGTTCTGGATGGGGTTCGCGTGCCTTTGGTGGGCCGCGTGTCGATGGACCTGATCACCTTCGACGTGACGGGGGTCCCGCAAGGGGCGGTACATCCCGGCGCTTTCGTCACCTTGCTGGGCGAAGGCGCTTCGGTGGACGAGGCGGCGGATGCTGCGGGGACAATCGGCTATGAGATTCTGACCAATCTCGGGCCGCGTTATTTCAGGCGGTTTGTGGGCGGATAG
- a CDS encoding ABC transporter permease: MATGRLALFTVNALFHLFTPPFYPRLIVKQMVDIGYYSLPVVGLTTIFSGMVLALQSYTGFARFSAEGAVSTVVVLSMTRELGPVLAGLMVAGRIGASMAAEIGTMRVTEQIDALVTLSTNPMKYLVAPRILAGLTMLPILVLVGDIIGVFGGYVISIYKLGFNPATYLTKTYDYLEFMDVFSGLVKAAVFGFIIALMGCYNGYNSKGGAQGVGAATTNAVVSASILILIFNYVITELFFAR; this comes from the coding sequence ATGGCGACGGGGCGGCTGGCCCTGTTTACCGTGAACGCGCTGTTCCATCTGTTTACCCCGCCTTTCTATCCGCGCCTGATCGTCAAGCAGATGGTCGATATCGGTTATTACTCGCTGCCGGTCGTGGGCCTGACCACTATTTTCTCGGGCATGGTGCTGGCCCTGCAAAGCTATACCGGTTTCGCCCGCTTCTCGGCCGAGGGCGCGGTGTCGACCGTGGTCGTGCTGTCGATGACCCGCGAATTGGGGCCGGTGCTGGCTGGTCTGATGGTGGCCGGGCGCATCGGCGCTTCCATGGCCGCCGAAATCGGCACCATGCGCGTCACCGAACAGATCGACGCCCTGGTCACGCTGTCGACCAATCCCATGAAATATCTGGTGGCGCCGCGCATTCTGGCGGGCCTGACCATGCTGCCGATTCTGGTGCTGGTGGGCGACATCATCGGTGTCTTCGGCGGCTATGTGATCAGCATCTACAAGCTGGGCTTCAATCCGGCCACCTATCTGACCAAGACCTACGACTATCTTGAATTCATGGACGTGTTCTCAGGCCTCGTGAAGGCCGCCGTCTTCGGATTCATCATCGCGCTGATGGGCTGTTACAACGGCTACAATTCCAAGGGCGGCGCGCAAGGCGTGGGTGCGGCCACCACCAACGCCGTCGTTTCGGCCAGCATCCTGATCTTGATCTTCAACTACGTCATCACCGAACTGTTCTTTGCCAGATGA
- a CDS encoding ABC transporter ATP-binding protein — translation MSTSPEPKIQLMDVHKRFGHKVVLDGLNLTVGKGESVVVIGGSGTGKSVMLKSVLGLLTPEKGSIKVDGEEVIGLGLSDRERVMKKFGMLFQGGALFDSLKVWENVAFGLIQGLKMDRAKARDIAFEKLAQVGLTAEVGELGPAELSGGMQKRVGLARAIAASPEIIFFDEPTTGLDPIMADVINNLIVKCVKELGASALSITHDMASARKIADRIAMIYKGKIIWDGPVADIDKAENPYVDQFIHGRAEGPIKMEVKV, via the coding sequence ATGAGCACATCGCCCGAACCAAAAATCCAGTTGATGGATGTCCATAAGCGTTTCGGCCACAAGGTGGTGCTGGATGGTCTGAATCTGACCGTCGGCAAGGGCGAATCGGTGGTGGTGATCGGCGGCTCGGGAACCGGCAAGTCGGTCATGCTGAAATCGGTGCTGGGTCTGCTGACGCCCGAGAAGGGCAGCATCAAGGTCGATGGCGAGGAAGTGATCGGCCTGGGCCTGTCCGACCGCGAACGCGTGATGAAGAAGTTCGGCATGCTGTTTCAGGGCGGCGCTCTGTTCGACAGCTTGAAAGTGTGGGAAAACGTGGCCTTCGGCTTGATCCAGGGCCTTAAGATGGATCGGGCCAAAGCCCGCGACATCGCCTTCGAAAAGCTGGCTCAGGTGGGTTTGACAGCCGAGGTGGGCGAATTGGGGCCTGCCGAACTGTCGGGCGGCATGCAAAAGCGCGTGGGTCTGGCCCGCGCCATCGCCGCCAGCCCGGAAATCATTTTCTTCGACGAACCCACGACCGGCCTTGATCCGATCATGGCCGACGTCATCAACAACCTGATCGTGAAATGCGTGAAGGAATTGGGCGCTTCGGCGCTGTCGATCACGCACGACATGGCTTCGGCGCGCAAGATCGCGGATCGCATCGCCATGATCTACAAGGGCAAGATCATCTGGGACGGCCCGGTGGCCGACATCGACAAGGCCGAAAACCCCTATGTCGACCAATTCATCCACGGCCGGGCGGAAGGCCCGATCAAGATGGAAGTGAAGGTCTGA
- the radA gene encoding DNA repair protein RadA, whose product MAKDTSRFVCQECGAITSKWAGKCETCGAWNSILEEKAEAAVPKGITAKGGKRIDFVDLEGAPENFARRLTGIHELDRVAGGGLVPGSALLVGGDPGIGKSTLLLQAVARLAMGGATCAYISGEEAVDQVRLRAQRLGLEKAKVQLASATSVRDILASLDQASTPDVVVIDSIQTVYLDTLDSAPGTVSQVRSAAAELIRLAKRRGFVLFLVGHVTKEGQLAGPRVLEHMVDTVLYFEGERGHPYRILRAVKNRFGATDEIGVFEMTDKGLMEVENPSALFLAERRGNVSGSCVFAGVEGTRPMLVEIQALVAPSGQGTPRRAVVGWDSGRLSMMLAVLDARCGMSLSGNDVYLNVAGGLKITEPAADLACAAALLSSATDRPVPADLVVFGEVGLSGEVRPVGQDEARLKEAAKLGFGAALIPRRRRKAPGGVQGISPREIGHLEDLVALFREDKP is encoded by the coding sequence ATGGCCAAGGACACCTCCCGCTTCGTCTGCCAGGAATGCGGGGCGATCACTTCGAAATGGGCGGGCAAGTGCGAAACCTGCGGCGCTTGGAATTCCATCCTTGAGGAAAAAGCCGAAGCGGCGGTGCCCAAGGGCATCACCGCCAAGGGCGGCAAGCGCATCGATTTCGTTGACCTTGAAGGCGCGCCCGAAAATTTCGCCAGACGCCTGACCGGCATTCACGAGTTGGACCGCGTGGCGGGCGGCGGGTTGGTTCCCGGCTCGGCCCTGCTGGTGGGCGGCGATCCCGGCATCGGCAAATCGACCTTGTTGTTGCAGGCGGTGGCGCGCTTGGCCATGGGCGGCGCAACTTGCGCCTATATTTCGGGCGAGGAGGCCGTCGATCAGGTGCGGCTGCGCGCGCAGCGCCTGGGGCTTGAAAAGGCCAAGGTGCAATTGGCCTCGGCGACCAGCGTGCGCGACATCCTGGCCAGTTTGGATCAGGCTTCGACCCCTGACGTGGTGGTGATCGATTCCATCCAAACCGTGTACCTGGATACGCTCGATTCAGCGCCCGGCACGGTCTCGCAGGTGCGTTCGGCGGCGGCCGAACTGATCCGTCTGGCCAAGCGCAGGGGCTTCGTGCTGTTCCTGGTCGGCCATGTCACCAAGGAAGGCCAGTTGGCCGGGCCGCGCGTGCTGGAACATATGGTCGATACGGTTCTGTATTTCGAAGGCGAGCGCGGCCATCCCTATCGCATCTTGCGCGCCGTCAAGAACCGATTCGGCGCCACCGACGAGATAGGCGTTTTTGAAATGACCGACAAGGGCTTGATGGAAGTCGAGAATCCATCGGCCTTGTTCCTGGCCGAGCGCAGGGGCAACGTAAGCGGCAGCTGCGTCTTTGCGGGCGTCGAGGGAACAAGGCCCATGCTGGTCGAGATTCAGGCCCTGGTGGCGCCTTCCGGCCAGGGCACGCCCAGGCGCGCCGTGGTGGGATGGGACAGCGGTCGCTTGTCGATGATGCTGGCGGTTCTGGATGCAAGGTGCGGCATGTCCTTGTCGGGCAACGATGTTTACTTGAACGTGGCGGGCGGCTTGAAAATCACCGAGCCGGCAGCCGATCTGGCCTGCGCCGCAGCTCTTTTGTCCTCCGCCACCGACCGGCCGGTGCCAGCCGATCTGGTGGTGTTCGGAGAGGTGGGGTTGTCGGGCGAGGTTCGCCCCGTCGGCCAGGACGAGGCCCGCTTGAAGGAGGCCGCCAAGCTGGGCTTTGGCGCCGCCCTGATCCCCAGGCGACGGCGCAAGGCGCCGGGTGGCGTTCAGGGCATTTCGCCCCGGGAAATCGGCCATCTGGAAGATCTGGTCGCCTTGTTTCGCGAGGACAAGCCATGA
- a CDS encoding CvpA family protein, giving the protein MNGIQALDAVVLIVLAVSGVFAFMRGFVHELLSLGGWAGAIFTAMYGLPHLRPIARDWISLSWLADLAAGGALFLAALVLFSMITHAISRRVRDSNLGLLDRTLGFGFGLLRGAAIVCLAWLVLGWLVVIDDQPSWIREAKTRPLLKMGAEILVSLVPSGLDEAEKNAKAAAAKAQEAAESKEMLDQLLKPGPNAPPERAKGGYDAKDRSELDRLIKSKQ; this is encoded by the coding sequence ATGAACGGCATTCAGGCTTTGGATGCGGTGGTGCTGATCGTGCTGGCGGTCTCGGGCGTCTTTGCCTTCATGCGCGGATTCGTGCACGAACTTTTGTCGCTGGGCGGTTGGGCAGGGGCCATTTTTACGGCCATGTACGGGCTTCCCCATCTTCGCCCCATCGCGCGCGATTGGATCAGCCTGTCCTGGCTGGCCGATTTGGCGGCGGGCGGGGCGCTGTTCCTGGCCGCTCTGGTTCTTTTTTCCATGATCACCCATGCGATTTCGCGACGGGTGCGCGACAGCAATCTAGGCCTTCTGGACCGCACGCTGGGCTTCGGCTTCGGCCTGCTCAGGGGGGCAGCCATTGTTTGCCTAGCTTGGCTGGTTCTGGGCTGGCTGGTGGTTATCGATGACCAGCCCTCTTGGATTCGCGAGGCCAAGACACGACCTTTGCTGAAAATGGGCGCCGAGATACTGGTTTCTTTAGTGCCGTCCGGTTTGGACGAGGCCGAGAAAAACGCCAAGGCGGCGGCCGCCAAAGCCCAGGAAGCGGCTGAAAGCAAAGAAATGCTGGACCAGTTGCTGAAGCCCGGCCCCAATGCGCCGCCCGAGCGCGCCAAGGGCGGCTATGACGCCAAGGATCGAAGCGAACTGGACCGATTGATCAAATCCAAGCAATAA